From Hydractinia symbiolongicarpus strain clone_291-10 chromosome 12, HSymV2.1, whole genome shotgun sequence, one genomic window encodes:
- the LOC130621970 gene encoding uncharacterized protein LOC130621970 gives MREEIVESKPHKIVLLGDSKCGKSSLLRRHTRRTFSEDYVPTVFDSGSAEIVSDQNNDIKLNIWDTSGSSEFDHIRPLSFTEVAAFVICFDIDKPLSLENVQKKWLPEVRSCNGDKPVILVGCKLDLKVETKITHGKYSIACPQGMLVAKSIGAHAYIECSCKTDENNVKVDKIFRVAALLATGQASKIPKDVRIREANGKPNPKCSIM, from the exons ATGAGAGAAGAAATAGTAGAGAGTAAACCtcataaaattgttttgttgggCGATTCAAAGTGTGGAAAATCGTCCTTACTCAGAAGACACACAAGGAGAACCTTTTCCGAG GATTACGTGCCAACTGTGTTTGATTCAGGATCAGCGGAAATCGTTTCTGACCAAAACAATGACATCAAGTTAAACATATGGGACACTTCAG GTTCTTCAGAGTTTGACCACATCCGTCCATTATCTTTCACCGAAGTTGCAGCGTTCGTTATTTGCTTTGATATTGACAAGCCACTCAGTTTAGAGAATGTGCAGAAAAAG TGGCTTCCAGAGGTGAGAAGCTGTAATGGAGATAAACCTGTCATACTGGTTGGTTGCAAGTTAGATTTGAAAGTGGAAACAAAAATCACTCATGGAAAATATTCAATCGCCTGTCCACAG GGAATGCTTGTAGCTAAATCGATAGGAGCTCACGCGTACATCGAGTGCTCTTGCAAAACAGACGAAAACAATGTCAAAGTTGATAAAATATTTCGTGTTGCTGCTTTGTTAGCGACTGGTCAAGCGAGCAAAATACCGAAAGATGTTCGCATAAGAGAAGCTAATGGAAAGCCCAATCCAAAGTGTTCTATAATGTGA